One window of the Cryptomeria japonica chromosome 7, Sugi_1.0, whole genome shotgun sequence genome contains the following:
- the LOC131036445 gene encoding F-box/kelch-repeat protein At2g44130-like codes for MGWKKGNKICNITKQRQFVKKWQIMRIGISIYDPVEQSCQLLPQIPSGFEILGFSQIMCVNHKLVLLGLKHYGTSTKKILIYDFVSNTWKQGSDFHTARFMFACRASPEGSIYIVGGLEKHDPSCLLREATVYNVEKDKWELLP; via the exons ATGGGCTGGAAGAAGGGCAACAAAATATGCAATATTACGAAGCAGCGACAGTTTGTGAAAAAATGGCAGATCATG CGTATTGGGATTTCTATATACGACCCTGTAGAACAATCATGTCAATTGCTCCCTCAAATTCCCAGTGGATTTGAAATCTTGGGTTTTTCCCAGATTATGTGTGTAAATCATAAGCTTGTTTTGCTGGGCTTGAAACATTATGGTACTTCTACTAAAAAGATTCTGATATATGATTTCGTATCTAATACATGGAAGCAGGGTTCTGATTTTCACACCGCCAGATTCATGTTTGCATGTCGTGCCTCACCTGAAGGATCAATTTACATTGTAGGAGGACTTGAGAAACATGATCCCTCTTGTCTACTCCGTGAAGCAACAGTTTATAATGTTGAGAAAGACAAGTGGGAGCTTCTTCCATAG